TTCTGTGCATCCGGAATGCTGTCTGTCCCGCAGTGCTGATGGCAGGTCTCCAAGTCAGTGCCGGGCTGTGGGGTTTGCTGCAGTGCAGGACACCCCCTTGGATAAAAGTCTTTTCTCCCCCAAAGTAAGCCAGCAGCTTCTAGTCCCTCAGCTCTTCTGATGATTCTCCCCAGCCTGGCGTTCCTCCGGCAGAGAGGGGGAGTGCTGCCAGAGCATCCCACCCAGCCTCCACCTTCCCTCCACCCATCTCCTTCCAGCCCCACTCCCTCCGCCCCTGCGCTCCAGCCTAAATAATTCCTCCTCTGCCTGGTGGTGTGCAGACTGCTCTCCTGTCCTTCCCTTAGTCATCACTCAGCCAAGTGAGACAGATATAGTTGCATGTGGCTCCTCGCGGATCAGTCACTCCAGCCCCCGGACCATTCTTGCTACTGGGACACGGGGTGTCCCGTGCTGAACACGAGGTGCCTCCCCCTTTACTACCCTTGTTGTAGCTGCCAGAGCCCCTAACCCTGCTCCCGGGGAGCAAGCGGCCCCATGGATGCTGCCTGGGGTTGGCAGGTGACCCAGACGGGGCTCTGTGTCCCTGGCCGGCTGTGAGCTGGGTGCCTCTGCTTGTGCCAAGCGCAGTGATGGCTTTCTGTGATGGCTTGGATCCAAACTCCTGCTTTCCAGGTACCCTGGCTGCCTTCCTCTTTCCCTGGCCAGCCAGCGTACGCCTTGAACCAATGGGACTCCAAGATTAGTCCTGGACTGGTGCTTCATTACCAGTGTCCCCATCATGTACCTCGGCACCGGAGTGTGGGTGTCAGAGGGGACTGTGCGTGGTGGCTTTCAGGTCCAGGGGTGCACCCCAGAAGGAGAGGGGATGCTGCAGTGTGCAGCACATATGTGGTGTGAGCAGGGATGCTGGGGCACACAGGGACATGTGTGGCATTTGTAAAGCTGCACACTGTGCTACAcacagggactgtcagcatctgctcCCATGCCAGCCACAGAGCTTGGATCTGCACAGCCAAAATAGGAAAGCAGGTCCTGCCCTCTGCTATACCACAAACCATTTCCCTGTCTATCTTATTCGGCAGCCGATGTCCACTGCCACACCAGACCTGGTGCTCAATAGTGGCTGCTTAGGGGCCAGCAGGGTGCAGGCTGCTGTGGAGAGGGGAACAGCAGGACATGGGAGCTCAGGGTTGGGGCCACAATCCCTGATGCCACCTCCTGGTCCCACTGCAAGGCCAGGGCAATAGGCACAGGGAGGCACAGAGGGATGCACCCGGGATTTGTGGCACTGATGCGTCACTCTGCATGGCCTTGCACCGAGGCTGGAGAGGACCCAGACACCCTGCTCAGGTGCTGTGTGGGCTGCCAGGATGAGTCATAGCGAAGCTGCTGCAGAGAGCAAGATGCTCGCCGtgcccagcacccccatcccAGGCCCACCTCTGCACCCCGTGTGCCACACAGgcaccctgtgtccctgtgcGCAGCCGTGCTGCAGGGACGAAAGCGGGAGCTAgtgtgctgggaacaggaggcagcGTCTGGCAGCCCCGTGCCTTGTCAAGGCCACCGAGCTGGCAATGTGGGGGTGGCAGGAGCCGGTGGTGCAGTGTGCTGGTGGGAAGCTGTATGCAACCCCCTTTGTGGGCTCCCATGGGTGGCCCAGGCCACCTGCGTCCTTCTGAGGGGGGGAGCACAACACCTCCATGCTGGAGTGCCTGCGGGGTTGTGTCCTGTCAAGGCAGCTTgtcctgctgctcctggcagTGTTCTAGAGGAGACACTGGGGAGGGGACCCCATTTCCCTGCTCAGGTCCCATGCCACTCTCTGGGCTGCCTTGTGGACCTGGGCAGCGTGTGGCTGGTCCCAGCAGGTGGTGGTGGGCATTGCTGTCCCTGCACCTGTCACCACACCCAGTGTCTGGCTGCATCTCCATCCCCTGAGCATCCTTCACAGCCCTGCGGCAGTGCCAGGTGCAGACAGACCCTGAGGTTGTTTGGGGGGTGCAGTGGCTCTGCACAGGTGCCCATGGCTCCTGCCAGGGGACATGGTGAGGAGTGGGCTCCAACTCGCCATGCTTCTCATGAGGAAGAGATACCAGACCAAAGGGAGCCCTGGGCTGGTCCCTCTTCTCCAAGGCTCAGGGTGTCCCAGCTCCTGTGTCCTGCAGAGGATGGAGCCCACCCCAGACTGCAGGAGCCTGAGGCTGTCCAGGCTAGGACACAGTTCTTCAGGCAGGGCCCAGCACTCTCGTCCCACAGGCACTTGACCATGGAGGAGGCGGGTGCTGTGGGCCAGAGATTTGAGTCAGAGCAGGGTTTGGGACAGAAGGAGAAGAGGATCACAAACCACCCTACAAAATACTTTCTGGGGACTGAAATCAGTCCCTGTATCCCTCCTCCCTGCATGTTCTGATGACCGTGGGACTGACCAGTGGCTGGGCATGAGGATGGGGGCATGCCTGGCACGGTGATGCCAGCCCATCAGGGTGGCCTGGTGGCATGCTTTTGTCCCTTGCTGTCCgtgctgtcccatgtccccatccctggtgtggTGGCAAGGGGTGGCTGTGTAGTGTCACTGCCTGCTCCCGCCATGGTGTAGGGGCGACCTCCCGTGGCCACCtctctgctggggctgggggggacacttCTTACGACTCCTCACACCCCACCCAagcccctgagccccccagtCTACCCGGAGGTCTCCCAAAAGGGCCCTGGTCCCTCTAGGGACCCTGACTCGGGGTGGGGAGGGTCACATCTGGGTGGTCCGAGATCCTCATCCCAGCTCTGCATCCCAAATCTCCTCAGCTTCCCCCTCTCCTCGCTCTGCTTACATCTGGGGGGATGTTGCTAAACAGGGACACTTGTCCCTGCTCTTCATGGTCACTCCTGCCCTGGcctgggagggggaggagggctAAGGCCACCAGAGTGGCATTGCCCCCAGGGGCTGTggctgttcctgccactgtcacacgCTGCCCAGAGAACCCCCTTTTCCTGCCGGTGGTCCCTGGCTTGTCCTGTGGCAGTGACGAGATGGGGGTCTGACATCTCACCCTAGCGATGGCTGGGTGTCACGGCTCACGGTGACACTGTCTCAGCCCAGTGTGTCACCCCTGTTCCCCCTGTGTCAGCACAGCTCATTGCAGGCGTCCCCGAGGGGTGGCTGGCTCTGGTGTGGGGCACACCATGGTCACCTCCTATCTGGCACCTGGGCACGTAGTGGCACCTGGGCCAAACCCAGGGGAGCCCCGGCGACACGCAAAGCTACCCGGGCTTGGAGGAGGGTGCTATCCCGCACCTCTGGGATGCAAAGCCAAGCATCCACCTTCCCCGCAAGCAGAGAGGTTTTCGGGATGTGTGGCAGCCCCGTGCAATGGCCGTGTATCCCAGCAGAGGGTGCAACTGCCCCGCAGAGACGGGCGCCGCTCGTCCCTGCGGTCCCCGTGGACGGCGGGGACACCCTGATCCAGGCACGGTGGGCAGCGGGGGTGGCTCCAGTCACCTTGCAGACGGCAGGACCACCTGGGTGAAGGGCGGCCGATGCTCTGACCGCTGCGAAATGTAATGCAGGCGCTGGAGCTGCCCCCCAGGACCCCGCGgtgctggggtgacactgggctgGAGCCCTGGGCCTGGGAAGcagccccaggagcagccccacgGGAAGCACAGCACCCTCTGCATGGCAGCCGGCAGTGGGTGATCGGCCTGGGACAACAGGTGAGTGGGCTGCACAGGCAGCATTGCTACAGCACAAGTTTGCCCGTTCTGGGATTTCCTTCAACAGCCAGTTCCTGCCTCGGCCTTAAATCCCACATGAGCATCCTGGTCCTTTGGTCTGGGGCCTCTGGGACTTTCTGTGGTGAGCTCTGCATCAGCACTTGGTTAAAGGTTTGCACCAGCACTCAGAAGGATTCAGGGAAAGGTTTGCACCAGCGTTTAGTGAGAAGCTTGCACAAGAATTCAGGGAGAGATTTTTCAGGTGGTGAGAAGGTTCACAGGCTTTCTGAGGTCACCAGTCCCAAAGGAGCAGGTGACAGCTAAGAGGTGCCATGGCACCACCTTGCCCTTTCCCTTCCCAGGTCTTCCTGCTTGTGCCCAGACCTTGAGGCTGGCTGTGCCTGGACACAGATGTCTGGAGCACGCTCTGCCCCATGGCGGGTGCTCGCCAGggacctgcagctgcagcacaacaCGCGTGATGGGTGGCTGGCACTGCAGTGGTGACAGCACAGCCACCTGTGGCCCTCATTAGCTAGATCCCCGGGGACAGCAGCCGGCTGCATGCCCTGGCAGGGGTGCCAGGCTGCTGCAGGGGGTGGCAGGGGAGGCTGGGACTGGGAGAGCCACtggcaccttgtccccaggggaagGGCTCGGTGCAGAGTGGGGCTGGATCAAGGTCAGAGGGGGTTCTGTTGTCACAGCTGGGATCCTGTGGGGTGCTCAGAGCATGGGTTTGGGGTGGTAGCAGCCAGCGCTTCGCCCCCAGGGTCCCCAGGACCAGTCCTTTGCCCCACCTTACTCTTCAGCTCTGGCAGCCAGAGTAATAACTCAGCAATTAACACCATTTCCCCGGCGAGGGCTTCCCTGAGGCTTCCCTCCTCTGGCAGAACACATGGCATCCATTACCCACAGCATCCCGGCTTCAGGCACACAAAGCACTGCCAGCTCCTCCTTCCTCAGGGTGCCCATCGTCTTCCTCTTCTGCAGGTAATCTGGCTTCCAGGATCTGAAATGCTCACCGATCTGGATGCAATGACAGCCCCCTGCAGCTATGGGAATGGGCTGAAATATCCACGTCCACCTTTTGGCAAAAAGCTCTGTCTGCTGGCAGACCCTATGAATGCTTCCAGGGCAGCACCCCTGTCCTAATTCCCCCTTGGATATGCTTGTCAAGCCCTGTTCCCCacccagctgcagcacaggcactGTGCAAGGAAAGCCCCCCCAGGGCAGACCAGGGACCCACGGCCCCCCCTTTGCAGACCATGTGCCACCAGTGACAGCCCTGCAGCTTTTCCTGGTTGTTCTGTGGATGTGAtgagcactggaggaacctccagCAATGGTGGCCAGTCTCCAGACACCTCCTCCTGGGAACCCTTGGTGTCCCTGCAGCATCATTTTGGGTTTTCCGGCATTGCTGCAAGCAGCTTATTCCCAGCATCCAGCTGTcccttgtgcccagtgctctGTTGGCAGCCACCAGCAAGGAGCACCCTCTTCCCAGTGCATGGGTCtccctcctgctgcagggactggggcagttgtggggcaaCTCAAGTTTGTGGAGTCCTGGGTGCACCCCCTGGCTTCCCCTTATTGCTGCTGTGGGACATAAGGCCAAGCCTGCCTGGTATAGTCTGGGGCAGGGTGTTAAACACAACAGGCAGCCGTGGGGTCCCCAGAAGTCGCCAGGGAGAAGACAGAAGCCCCGTAAACACTCCTGACGGAGGCTAGTTGGACACAGCTGTTTAATGGATGCTTCTCAGTACAGAGCGGGTGTTGCGATCCACGCACGCACAGCCGCCTCCTTGCCATGGCCATGGCTCTGGCCCCATCTCAGATCTGGCATCCAAAATATCCCCATTGGTGTGGCACACCAGGGCGGTAGAGGGAAGTGTCATGGCATTGGTGTGCCTCCCGGTTTTGCAGAAGGGAGAGTCCCAGGAGAGGGGACCTGTGCCCTCCCTGGGAAAGGGGGGGCTCAGCGGGACAGTGTCCCTGTCACATCGGGGGGGAGGTGGGAGTGGGGGAGGGACCAGGGTGCTGCGGGTGCACCCCTGGGCTGTGCACACCCTGGGCTGAAGCCAGGACACgccggggagaggctgagggcactcggggagggtttgggggggcagctgctggggctgccatGAGACCTGGGCATCCCCACCCCTGCTATGCACAGCGCAGGTTTCCAGGGGTCCCTGCTCCTTCACCAGTGGGCTGAGGGCATCCATCACCTCAGGGCCACTGGGCATCAACCCTGCCCAGCCAGTGCCTCATCCCTGCAGCTGACACCCTGGGGGGCTCTTGGCTCTGCCACCTTCTTGCCCTGGGCACTGGTGTCCCCAGTGAGGTGAGGGTGCTGTGCTGCGGACGGAGCAGGAGCAAACAGGGCTGGTGTGGGACTGGTCTGCTGTGCGGGGGGAGAGCATCCtgtgggacaggaggggatgAGGGATGCAGGGGAGCGCTCCCGTGCATCCAACCTtgccctcctgttctcttggtgCCTTCTGTTCCTGGTGCTCCTTCCCACAACGTATCTGTTGTCATTAAATGGTTGATCCCCAGCAGGGCAGCATTGAGCTGTGCTGGGAAACACTCTCACAGACATGACCATGAGCTGCGGGTCCAAGGGAGGACCCACCAGGCTCCAGCTGCTCTTGAAGCTGGGCAGGGACATGAAAGAGGCCAAGAGGGTGTCAGCCACGTCCTCCTGACCAGGATCAACCATGCTGAACCCACAGTGCAGCTGTCAGCAGCATGGAGGCTCAGCCGTGCTGCTCCATGGCGCTGTGGGGGGCTGGCAGTGCAGGGCTGCCCAGTGTTCCCCTCTCATCCCAGAACTACCTTCACTCAGCTCCAGGACCAGGGTGAGCCCCACTCTTCCTTGGGGCAGACCCTGCTCTGGCTGGGGATCCGTGAGGATGGATCCCCAATGGCTCCAGGTGCTGGTGGGTGAGGGGTTGCCGTGGGGCTGGAGATCATGGGGGCAACAGGTTCCCTGACCATTGTACCCCATGGCACCCCCAGGCACAGGACCTCTCCACACAGTGGGACCTGTGGGGGTCAGCCCCTGTGCCCCATAGCATCCCCGGGCAACAGAACCCTCCCCGCAGTGGGTTCTGAGGGAGAGACCCCCGTGCCTCATAGTATCCCCAGGCACAGGACCCCTTCCCACAATGGGATCTGTGGGGGAGACCCCTGTGCTCCACGGCATCCCTGGGCACAGGACCCCTCCCCACAGTATAGTGTGAGGGGCAGCCCCTGTGCCCCATAGTATCCTCAAGCACTGGGCCCCTCCCCACAATGCAGTCTGTGGTGAGCAGCCCCTGTGCCCCACGGCATCCCTGTGAACCAGAACCTTCCccacagtggggtggggggggcacaaCCTGTGCCCCGTAGTATCCCCATGCACAGGACCCCTCCCACAGTGGGTCTGTGGGGGAGACCCCTGTGCCCCATGGCACCCCCATGCACAGGACCACTCCCCACAGTGGGGTCTGTGGGGGAGTCCCCTGTGCCCCACGGCACCCCCAGGCACAGGACCCCTCCCCACAGTGGGATCTGTGGGGGAGTCCCCTGTGCCCCACGGCACCCCCATGCACAGGACCCCTCCCCACAGTGGGATCTGTGGGGGAGTCCCCTGTGCCCCACGGCACCCCCAGGCACAGGACCCCTCCCCACAGTGGGATCTGTGGGGGAGTCCCCTGTGCCCCACGGCACCCCCAGGCACAGCACCCCTCCCCACAGTGGGTCTGTGGGTGGGGGGGCAGTGTGGCCACTCCCTGCCACTCCCCACTTCTCCCCATCCATCAGAGACCCAAGCGCCACACCCACTCCCTCACTCAATCAGAGCCTGGTACCCATCCTCCTCACAACCAATCACAAACGGAGGCAGGGGAGAGGGCGGGGCAGCCTCTCCCCTGCCAGCCAATCGGTGCCTGGCTCTGCCCCCAGTGGGAGGGCGGGCGGGTCTCCGCGGCGGGAGCAGCGTCGCTGCCCAAGATGGCGCCGGCGGGTCTAGGCGGGGGGGGGCTGCAGGTGCAGGGCTGCGCTGTTGGGGCGGGCGGCCAGGATGTAGGCGACGTTCTCCCGCAGGAAGCTGGGCCAGTCGACAGGCCTGCGAGCAGACAGGGGCTCACTGACCGCCCCCACACTGCTGCTCCCCCCAGGGTCTCCTCCAAAATGGGGGTGTCCCCCTCAAGCCCCCCTTAGCCTCACCTGGcctcctcctgctctgcagccGCTGGGGTCTTCTGGCtcttgctgctgccgctgctggcagggctgctctccgaCATGGGCCCTACATGGCTGATGCTGCAGAGGAGGGAGCCCTTTGTCCCCCTCCTGGCACCCCAAATGGGGGCGGTGGGGTGAGGGGGTGTGCAGGTTTGGGACAGGgctctggggcaggaggaggggcaggcaccaatcttttctctctggtgaccaatgacagaacccgagggaatggcaggaggatgtgccaggggaggttcaggttggacattaggaaaaggttcttcacccagagggtgctggagactggaacaggctccccagggaggtgtcatggccccaagcctgacagtgttcaagaagagactggacaacgccctcagacacatggtgtgaactgtggggttgtcatgtgcagggacaggagttggacgcgatgacccttgtgggtcccttccaactggggACACTGATTCTGTGGCGCAGAGGGGGATGTGGCTGGGAGAGGGGGCAGCCGTTTGTGCACCGAGCCCCTTTGGTGGGTGCTGGGGTTGTGGTAGGGCCCCCAGGCAGGGATgtcacccccaccccagggcaggTGTCCCCGTACCTGACGCTGCAGGATGGCATTTCCTTTTGCTGCTTGCGGAACCAGCCGTGCCGGGCTTGGCGGCACTCGCCCTCCCTGATGAAGCCGTCGCCGTCCTGGTCCAGGGCCAGGAAGGCTGTCCGTGCTCGCTCCCGCTCCTTGGCCGTCAGCAGCCGCAGCAGCGCATTCTGGGGGGGTAGAGGGGAACAGAGAGAGCTTGCCCCACGGGAACACCCCCAGTCTCCTGCccagcactgtggggatctcccatCCTGGGTGCCACAGAAATGGCTGCCAGCCATGGGAGATGTCCCTGGGTACCATGTCTATGGGTGCTGGTGATGGAACTGGACCTGGGTGTCAtgtctgggggtgctggtcaTGGGATCCAGCCCTGGGTGCTGTGTCCATGGGTGCCACCATGGGAACCAGAGCTGGGTGCTGTGGCTGTACCTGTGGCCTCagtttctgcagcagctggatgGACTCGTGGGAGAGGAAGTCGTGCCACTCGATGTGCCCCTTCTTGTCGGGGTCCAGGGCAGAGAACTGCAGGGCTGCCTGCTCCTCCTGCGCCTCGGCCATGGGCCGCTCAAACTGCTGCTTGTGCACCAGGTGCTTGTAGTGCAGGAAGTCGTCCAGGGTCAGACAGGTCTCTGGGGGGGCACAGATCAGCATCTGGGGAGGGGGGACCTGCCTCCCCTCACTGTCTGGGACCCAACACAGGGAGGGGGGTTCTGCACCTGGAATGATCTTGCAGTGCCGCAGGGTCTCCATCAGGCTAAACATCTCTTCCTCCGTCAGCAGGAGATTGAGGTtgtcctggggtggggggcagAGAGGACCCGTGGGACAGCAAGTTCCCCATCACTCCAGACCAGGCTGCCATGTGGGACCCTGCTCCCATCCATGCCAGTCACGGCTCCCTGGGGAGCACACACCACCCAGTGGAAGCCCAGCGTCCCCCACCCCGGGAACTCACACAGTAGTAGCAGCTCCAGCCCGTCTCGGTGTGCGCCGTCTCCGTCACCTCCATGGCACTGTCATTCTGCAGGTAGCCCATGCGGCGCAGACAGCCGTCGTGGTACACCCGGCTGCAGACGCGGCAGGGGAAGAGGCTCTCGGCTGTCCACACCTCGCAGATCTCACACATCTCGTCATTGAGGACCTGGGGAGAGGTGGGCAGCTGCTCAGAGGGGCAGagtgggcagggggctggcttCGTGAGGTGGGGGTCAGGGTGGTGCTTTGCAGGTGGGGGTGGGtgttggggggcagaggggacggGAGGGTGGGATTGTGCTGGGCTGGCATAGGGAATAGGTGGGTGGTGGGGTCATAGGGGGTGTGGCTGGTGGGTGTGAGGAGTGTGGATGCATTTGTGGGGATGAATGGAGGGTGAAGGTGTCCTGCTGTAGGACTGGTGGGGCTGTGGGCTTGTTGGTTAGCTGTTCTTTAGGGCTGTACTGTGGGTGGATGGAAGTGCTGATCTGTGGGACGGCTGGTTGTAGGTGTGCATGGACAAGCTGTAAGGCTGTAGGTGGGCTGGGGTGTAGGCTTGTCAGGGTGGGTGGATGAATGGGTGGGGTCATGGGTGTGGATGGGTGGGCTGAAGGCTTGCGGGCATGGGTGGGTAAGCTGTTAGGTTGTAGATGGGCTGTAAGGGTCGTAGTTGTGGATGGACGCATTGAGTTGTAGGCTGGCTGTAGGCTGACAAATGGATGAtccttctctcctccccaaaGCTGGAGCTGTCTGTGCCCAGTAGTGACCCCTCCAAGACACCCCAGGGTTCCTCTGAGGCACATCTGACCAGTTGCACCTTTCTCCCTGCATGGCACCTCCAGCTGCCTAGCCCAGACCCTGGGCCCCTGCCCCACCGAGCCACCTCCATGGGGCTTTGCTGTGCCCAGGAGGCTGTTACTGCCCAGGAGGCACCAGCAATGCTTGCATATCCCCAGGGCTCTCCCCTGCACATCTCCAGCCCCGTCcccatccctccttccccatccccgtccctATACTCCTTCTGCTTGCCTGCTCGCGCTGCTCCAGGCTGATGTCCGGGGGCTCGTCATCATGCAGCTCCCGCTTGGGCCGGATGAAGGCGGGTGGTGTGAACCTGTTGGCTCGATCAAACTCCTCTGGCTCCACGCCGCGGCCATCCCGCAGCCGTTCCCAGGCCGCCTTGCTGGCGCTGCTCTCCTCCGGCTGGGAAGGTCCTGCTGatgcctcctcctctccctcctgcacctcctgctccAGCGTTCCCCGGCGTGTGGCCCCCGCCTCTGCCCGCCGCCGTGTCGATGGCTGCTCCCGCAGCCCGTCCTTAAAGGCTGACACGGCCAAGCTGACCTTCTGCACCTTCTCCACCGTCTGCCGCCTGGACATCAGCACCCCCATGGCTCTGTgggggtggggaacggtctcaGTGCTAAGGCCTTGGTTGGCAATGCTGCTCTCCAACCCTGCACCATGTCTCTGGCCCCAAAAAGGTGTCCTGGTGGCTGTTTGCCAGGGTTTGCAGGGAGCAGCTTGGGACAGGGAGAGATGAGGGCTCCTTGGCAAGCTGGTGCTGAGGTCTTCCGTGGTGGCCATGGGGAGATGGACCCAAAGCCATGTGGAAATCTGGCTGTGGTGGGTCTGAGTGTGCGTGGGGAAGCAGGACAGCAAGCAGGGACCTGGTTTGGGGGCACACTGCCTCCCCAATCCTTGCTCAGTAGGCTCTGGCTTAACAAAAAAAACACATCCAGGGCCTTCCCACACCAAAGCAGTAAATCTCAGAGGGACTGTGACCATCCCATTCTGCCTTGGAGAAAGCCTCTTTGGCCAGCCAAGGGTGAGAGGTATcctccctgcagctctgccaaGGGCTGGGCCagagcagagctggtgctggGTCTCTTACCTTCCCTAAATTTGGGGAATTTCACCCCCCCAGTCTCTGTTGTGCTCACAcactcctgtgtgtctgtgtttgctgctgctctgatcgCTGGGCATCCTGCATCTCACCTCAAAACATGGGTTGATGTGGCTCACAGCAAGGAGCTATGTGGAGGGGTTGTGCCAGTTGTGGGAAGGCTGTGAGGGTGCAGGAGGGGAGGGCAGCAGCACATGAGTCTGGGGCACAGGGGCCCCAAGAagggggtttgggtgcaggactgagggaaGTTCATCTTGGGGTAAAATAGGGAGGGCAACAGCAGCAATAGCAAGTGGGACTCTGTCACAACGGGGCCAGGCTGACGCTGGGGAAAAGCAGGATTTATTCTCCGGTGGTGCAGGGCACAGCATCACCCTGTATGGGTCGCAGCATTGTCCCCATGCCCCACTTGGGCTGGGCTGTGGAAGATGCTGCAGCTGAGCGGAGCTCCCAGCTGGTGCCTGGGGATCAGCAGGCGCTGCCTGTGCAGGCAGGAGGAGATGGGAGCAGCCATCTCCCGTCTCGCCTACCTCAGCAGGGATGTCCCCAGGTAGCGGGATAATTAGCTGCACACGCGTGCACACGCTGGGATTttgtggctgcaggaggacaaagTGCTTCAGGCACTGGTAATTACTGGGAAGGGTAATTACAGCTGCCCTGCACCAGCGGTGCCCAGCAGAGCATGCGGTCCTCGCTCATCCCTACAGATGCCCAGCTCTATGCTCTCGCCTTGtgacccccagccctgtgggTTCTGTTCACATGCACGTGTGGGTGTGCAAACCAAAACACGGCTGCACGCACACGCATGTGATCTCCCAGCCTCCCCCCCCCACCACTGCGAGACCATCTGCCTGCAGATTCCCACGCGCGGAGCTGGGTGTGACACACGTGGGTCCCGTCCCGCCTGTGTGGGGGTCTCGGCGTTGTGCGGGGATGGTGGTATTTGCACCATTCAGCCCCTGTGCTCAGCTCGGGGCTGGTGCTGCAGCAACTGGGGTTTTCAAAGGTGGGAGAGGGGAAGAGCAGGAGGCACAGCTCCCAGCCACAGCGATAGCATCCCTGCGGCTGTGCTGGCCAGGGGAGAGACACCTGGGTGTCTCTACCTCCtcgctgtgctgtcacctctgcccaggCAGCTCAGAATTCCATCGGCTGTGGGCAGAATCGGCACTGCTGCCGGGCAGcactgcagctctgcctgcaagCCAGGGAGCTGGGGGCACTGCAGGGAGATCGCCCCCTTTGTAGATCCCTGCATCACCGAGCGTGGGCCAGATCCTGACCTTACCCTGGGGAGAAGTGGGGAGGAGAGGGCGCAGAGGGGCTGGGCTCATGGAGAAGAGCCAAAAGAGGGGTGTGAACCCCAGCTCTCGGCACATCAGTCTCCCCAGTAGCTGCATGGATGCTTCTGCTTCCCAGCATGCTGGCAGCATCTCCCTGCAGAGCCACAGGGCCCTGGGCCCATCCCCAGTGGCCTTGTGGCACAGCGGGGCAGCTGGTGTAGGAGTCTGCTGTATACCCCCAAAATGAGGTTCCCCTGCGTGTTCATGGTGTGATTGCCCCGCCCCACACCACTGCTGGAGGTTCCCAACCTGTCCCCCTGTTTCTTGTCCTCTCCTAAGGCCACCCTGAGTGTCATGTGCCACAgtcggtgccaccagctgctgcgTGGCTGGAGTCTGGAGGCTTTCACTCCTGCCACAGCTTGTGTGTGTTCTCAGCTCTGCTTGTCTCCCTGTCtctgccctgcctgcacacccagGGCCTGAACAGCTTCATCCTGAGCTCCACCTCCAGCCCCCGCTGCCTTTCCGCAGGCCCCAAACCTGCTACGCATTCTCCAGGACCCCTTTTCCCCCATGCCCTGCCTGACCCATTGGTCATGTGAGGTGGGGCATCACTCCCACACAGAACCTGGCCTGGCTCAAAGTCCTGCCTGGCTTAGGGGTCCCCCCTCTCCAGGGACCCCTGGATATGGGGAGGGTGTACCAGAGACCCCCTTGCCCCATAGCAGCCCAACCTACCTAAGCCGTCCCTGCGTTCccatgtgtcctggggacatggtgTCTCTGCTGCTATCTGTGGCCACCCTGCTGAGGTGCTTGGTGGTCAGGGACCCGGTGACACCACCCAGCTCACCTTAG
The Patagioenas fasciata isolate bPatFas1 chromosome Z, bPatFas1.hap1, whole genome shotgun sequence DNA segment above includes these coding regions:
- the PHF24 gene encoding PHD finger protein 24 isoform X1, whose protein sequence is MGVLMSRRQTVEKVQKVSLAVSAFKDGLREQPSTRRRAEAGATRRGTLEQEVQEGEEEASAGPSQPEESSASKAAWERLRDGRGVEPEEFDRANRFTPPAFIRPKRELHDDEPPDISLEQREQVLNDEMCEICEVWTAESLFPCRVCSRVYHDGCLRRMGYLQNDSAMEVTETAHTETGWSCYYCDNLNLLLTEEEMFSLMETLRHCKIIPETCLTLDDFLHYKHLVHKQQFERPMAEAQEEQAALQFSALDPDKKGHIEWHDFLSHESIQLLQKLRPQNALLRLLTAKERERARTAFLALDQDGDGFIREGECRQARHGWFRKQQKEMPSCSVSISHVGPMSESSPASSGSSKSQKTPAAAEQEEARPVDWPSFLRENVAYILAARPNSAALHLQPPPA
- the PHF24 gene encoding PHD finger protein 24 isoform X2 — encoded protein: MAAAWSQRSLIEPTGSHHPPSSGPSGSCMMTSPRTSAWSTESLFPCRVCSRVYHDGCLRRMGYLQNDSAMEVTETAHTETGWSCYYCDNLNLLLTEEEMFSLMETLRHCKIIPETCLTLDDFLHYKHLVHKQQFERPMAEAQEEQAALQFSALDPDKKGHIEWHDFLSHESIQLLQKLRPQNALLRLLTAKERERARTAFLALDQDGDGFIREGECRQARHGWFRKQQKEMPSCSVSISHVGPMSESSPASSGSSKSQKTPAAAEQEEARPVDWPSFLRENVAYILAARPNSAALHLQPPPA